In the Gossypium raimondii isolate GPD5lz chromosome 9, ASM2569854v1, whole genome shotgun sequence genome, one interval contains:
- the LOC105799843 gene encoding RHOMBOID-like protein 4 → MATDPSPQIPMRASSKSSNNSIHPVDVETPPVRTPTPIIYREIKHFKKWIPWLVPAFVVANTVMFIITMYVNNCPKNSVSCVADFLGRFSFQPFKENPLLGPSSATLLKMGALHVKEVVDGDQGWRLITCNWLHGGVFHLLANMLSLLVIGIRLEREFGFIRVGLIYIISGFGGSLMSALFLQSNISVGASGALFGILGSMLSELITNWTIYANKVASFVTLLVIIAVNLAVGILPHVDNFAHIGGFLTGFLLGFVFLIRPQFGWVSQRYAPPGHSSSARPKFKKYQCILWAVSLILVIVGLSLGLVMLLRGVNANDHCSWCHYLSCVPTSRWSCNTEPAYCSSTQLGSQVNVTCSTNGRTTTYFLPGASSSQIQSLCSQQCS, encoded by the exons ATGGCTACCGACCCTTCACCCCAAATCCCAATGAGGGCCAGTTCAAAGAGCTCAAACAATTCGATACACCCAGTGGATGTGGAAACCCCACCTGTTAGGACTCCAACACCAATCATTTACAGAGAAATCAAGCATTTCAAGAAATGGATACCTTGGTTGGTTCCTGCTTTTGTTGTTGCTAACACTGTTATGTTTATCATCACCATGTACGTCAACAATTGTCCCAAGAATTCCGTTTCTTGCGTTGCTGATTTCTTAGGCAGATTCTCCTTTCAGCCTTTTAAGGAGAATCCTCTTCTGGGTCCTTCTTCCGCCAC GCTGCTGAAGATGGGGGCTTTACATGTGAAGGAAGTGGTTGATGGAGACCAAGGATGGCGTCTCATCACTTGCAATTGGTTACATGGAGGGGTTTTTCATTTGCTGGCAAATATGTTGAGTCTTTTAGTCATTGGAATCCGGCTTGAAAGAGAATTCGGATTCA TACGGGTTGGATTGATCTATATCATCTCTGGATTTGGAGGGAGCTTGATGTCTGCTCTTTTCCTCCAGTCAAACATCTCTGTTGGTGCCTCTGGTGCACTTTTTGGAATACTTGGAAGCATGCTCTCCGAACTCATTACTAATTGGACAATATATGCTAATAAG GTGGCATCATTTGTGACTCTCCTGGTCATCATTGCCGTTAATTTAGCAGTTGGAATCCTACCACATGTTGACAACTTTGCTCACATTGGAGGATTTCTCACCGGTTTCCTTCTTGGATTTGTATTTCTCATCCGCCCCCAGTTTGGATGGGTTAGTCAAAGATATGCTCCTCCTGGACATTCAAGTTCAGCCCGACCTAAATTCAAGAAGTATCAGTGCATTTTGTGGGCTGTTTCTTTGATCCTCGTAATTGTGGG TTTGAGTCTTGGATTGGTTATGCTCCTACGAGGAGTCAATGCAAACGATCATTGTTCTTGGTGTCATTACTTGTCCTGCGTACCTACTTCAAGATGGAGCTGCAATACAGAGCCTGCGTACTGCTCG TCCACCCAACTAGGCAGCCAAGTTAATGTAACTTGCTCCACCAACGGAAGGACCACCACATACTTTTTGCCGGGTGCAAGCAGTTCTCAGATCCAGAGCTTATGTTCTCAGCAGTGCAGCtga
- the LOC105799844 gene encoding ribonuclease II, chloroplastic/mitochondrial: MMAVRAVNGGSLFRSAASPPLLTFGCRFRQFSSLPFRRNSELGLRFPIFCCGNQFLGYGGGLSRSVHSIVDCVMEELTAWRSRRRIRATVKLTTSGELLEDKLVNQEIEKGLLLEFKKDSDRVLLGVAQRPDGKKNWMVYDQNGVTSSIKPQQITYIVPGVENFDHAEISKFLQKAQENLDPTLLEIAWVELLEKNASVTAEELAEMIFGSSEPLESYCAHLLLSKDEVYFTVLATKGSRTIYGPRPTGQVEELLHKKLAKDASEKELQDFVQLLVSAKAKATLAKPSKSSWIMDEKIQYKIESLEAYAIDACKSDEQRKTAGMILKAMGLTKTASSALNLLINIGYFPVHVNLDLLKLNILTDHSDEIIAAAESLLSDSSDSDEMNREDLTHLKVYAIDVDEADELDDALSATKLQDGRMKIWIHVADPTRYVEPGSMVDREALRRGTSVFLPTGTYPMFPEKLAMEGMSLKQGELCNAVSVSVILHSDGSIAEYSVQNSIIKPTYMLTYESATELLHLNLEEEAELKILSEAAALRLKWRRQQGAIDTSTLEARIKVVNPEDLEPSINLYVENQADPAMRLVSEMMILCGEVVATFGSRNNIPLPYRGQPQSNIDVSAYSHLPEGPVRSSAIVRIMRAAEIDFRKPIRHGVLGLPGYVQFTSPIRRYLDLLAHYQVKAFLRGESPPFSAGQLEGMASIVNMQVRVVRKLSASSLRYWIIEFLRRQPREKKFRALILRFIKDRIAALLLVEVGLQASAWVSIGSQVGDEVEVQVEEAHPRDDVLYLKEVLRN, encoded by the exons ATGATGGCTGTTCGCGCCGTCAACGGTGGTTCTTTGTTTCGTTCCGCCGCTTCGCCTCCTCTGTTGACGTTTGGCTGCCGTTTCCGCCAATTCAGCTCCTTACCGTTTCGCCGAAACTCTGAGTTAGGGCTTCGATTTCCTATTTTTTGTTGCGGGAATCAGTTTCTAGGATATGGCGGTGGCCTTTCGCGCTCGGTTCATAGTATCGTTGATTGCGTCATGGAAGAGCTAACAGCTTGGCGCAGTCGCAGAAGAATTCGCGCCACTGTCAA GCTAACGACTAGTGGTGAGCTTCTTGAAGATAAGCTTGTCAATCAAGAAATAGAAAAGGGATTGCTGCTGGAGTTTAAGAAGGATTCAGATAGGGTATTGCTCGGAGTTGCTCAGAGACCTGATGGAAAGAAGAACTGGATGGTGTACGATCAG AATGGTGTCACATCATCTATCAAACCACaacaaattacatatattgTTCCAGGTGTAGAAAATTTTGATCATGCTGAGATCTCAAAATTTCTCCAAAAAGCTCAGGAAAACTTG GACCCAACATTGCTTGAGATTGCTTGGGTTGAGCTTCTTGAAAAGAATGCGTCAGTGACAGCTGAAGAATTGGCCGAG ATGATATTTGGTAGTTCAGAGCCTCTTGAGAGCTATTGTGCCCATCTTTTGCTATCAAAAGATGAAGTATACTTCACTGTGCTGGCAACAAAAGGTTCTCGTACCATTTATGGGCCTCGACCGACAGGACAA GTGGAAGAACTTTTACACAAGAAGCTTGCCAAGGATGCCTCTGAGAAAGAACTTCAGGACTTCGTACAATTACTTGTCTCTGCTAAAGCAAAGGCTACACTCGCTAAACCTTCCAAATCTTCCTGGATTATGGATGAGAAAATCCAATACAAAATTGAATCCCTTGAAGCATATGCCATTGATGCCTGCAAAAGTGATGAGCAAAGGAAAACTGCTGGAATG ATCCTGAAGGCAATGGGACTAACAAAAACAGCATCCTCTGCACTAAACCTTCTCATAAACATTGGTTATTTTCCTGTGCATGTCAATCTCGATCTGTTAAAGTTAAATATTCTTACAGATCATTCTGATGAGATTATAGCTGCTGCTGAAAGTCTTCTGTCTGATTCATCTGACTCAGATGAG ATGAACAGAGAGGATCTTACTCATTTGAAGGTCTATGCTATTGATGTTGATGAGGCTGATGAG CTTGATGACGCCTTAAGTGCAACAAAGTTGCAAGATGGCCGCATGAAAATATGGATACATGTTGCAGATCCAACTAGATATGTTGAACCTGGGAGCATGGTAGACAG GGAAGCACTGAGAAGAGGAACCTCTGTTTTCTTGCCGACTGGCACTTATCCTATGTTTCCCGAGAAACTTGCTATGGAGGGAATGAGTTTGAAACAAGGAGAACTTTGCAATGCGGTCAGTGTTTCTGTTATCCTGCACTCTGATGGCAG CATTGCAGAGTATTCAGTTCAAAACTCGATTATTAAACCAACTTATATGCTGACCTATGAGAGTGCAACTGAGCTGCTTCATTTGAACCTGGAAGAGGAGGCTGAACTGAAGATTCTATCTGAAGCAGCTGCTCTAAGGTTAAAATGGCGTCGCCAGCAG GGTGCAATTGATACATCCACCCTAGAAGCTCGCATTAAAGTAGTTAACCCAGAAGACCTTGAACCATCAATTAATCTTTATGTTGAAAACCAAGCAGACCCTGCAATGCGGCTTGTTTCTGAGATGATGATACTTTGTGGAGAAGTTGTAGCCACATTTGGATCTCGCAATAACATCCCTTTACCCTATAGAGGACAACCACAGTCAAATATTGATGTTTCTGCATATTCACATCTTCCTGAAGGGCCAGTTCGAAGCTCTGCCATTGTTAGAATAATGCGTGCAGCTGAAATTGATTTCAGGAAGCCTATTCGTCATGGGGTTCTTGGACTTCCCGGTTATGTTCAGTTTACATCACCCATCCGTAGATATTTAGATCTTCTTGCTCACTATCAg GTGAAGGCATTTCTTAGAGGTGAATCTCCACCTTTTTCAGCTGGTCAACTAGAAGGGATGGCATCAATAGTAAATATGCAAGTTAGAGTAGTAAGAAAGCTCTCAGCCAGCAGTCTCCGGTATTGGATAATAGAGTTTCTGAGAAGGCAGCCAAGGGAGAAAAAATTTCGTGCATTGATCCTTAGATTCATCAAGGACAGGATTGCAGCCTTATTACTTGTTGAG GTGGGACTTCAGGCATCTGCATGGGTGTCTATAGGATCTCAGGTAGGAGATGAAGTAGAAGTTCAAGTTGAAGAAGCGCATCCTCGCGATGATGTTCTTTACCTTAAGGAGGTTCTAAGAAACTGA